The following are encoded in a window of Impatiens glandulifera chromosome 5, dImpGla2.1, whole genome shotgun sequence genomic DNA:
- the LOC124937793 gene encoding wee1-like protein kinase, whose protein sequence is MKAETPKRSCWNKETTAKIMKESPTSHLSVQLGQVSFKVHREQSSFSDPSLFQNLITSDSQPPSSSTIDFSLDTTADDKDFILSQDFFCTPDYITPDTQYISNNIGNKDNILCPKSPEKIKSVKRQHDNISAYSIGSNLFFLDQDVDLEEDNLEEDEEKLEMMDTMEIQRKHSYVSQSAAALRCRVMPPPCVTNPYLKDLSETDIDPFSNQRSKCAVIFPSVNTGDGLSRYRSDFHEIEKIGNGNFSHVFKVLKRIDGCMYAVKKSTRVLNKDTERRKALMEVQALAALGFHENLVAYYTSWFENEQLFIQMELCPHNLSNCNPSKFCTEGEVLEAMHQIGKALQFIHERGIAHLDVKPENIYLKNGVYKLGDFGCATLIDRSLAIEEGDARYMPREIFNDNYDNLDKVDIFSLGITIFELIKGGTSLPKSGPLFLKLREGKLPLLPGHSVQFQTLLKAMMDPDPTRRPSAKQLVENPIFDRCQRSVQGK, encoded by the exons ATGAAGGCGGAAACCCCAAAGAGAAGCTGCTGGAACAAGGAGACGACAGCGAAAATAATGAAAGAATCGCCAACATCACACTTATCAGTTCAATTAGGGCAAGTCTCTTTCAAGGTTCATCGCGAACAATCATCTTTCTCCGACCCTTCACTGTTCCAAAACCTTATCACTTCCGATTCGCAACCCCCTTCTTCGTCTACCATCGATTTCAGTTTAGATACCACTGCAGATGATAAAGACTTCATTTTAAGTCAAGATTTCTTTTG CACTCCTGATTATATTACTCCGGATACCCAATACATCTCGAATAATATAGGGAACAAG GATAACATCCTTTGTCCCAAGTCACCAGAGAAGATAAAATCTGTCAAAAGACAACATG ATAACATATCAGCATATTCTATTGGTTCCAATTTGTTTTTCCTCGATCAAGATGTGGACTTGGAAGAAGATAATCTCGAAGAGGATGAGGAAAAGCTGGAAATGATGGACACAATGGAAATTCAAAGGAAACACAGTTATGTTTCACAATCTGCTGCAGCTTTAAGATGCCGTGTTATGCCCCCTCCCTGCGTAACCAACCCGTATTTGAAGGACTTGTCTGAAACCGATATTGATCCTTTCTCCAATCAAAGATCTAAGTGTGCAG TTATTTTTCCATCAGTCAATACTGGAGATGGCCTCTCAAGATACCGATCAGATTTTCACGAGATAGAG AAAATTGGTAATGGAAACTTCAGTCACGTTTTCAAAGTCTTGAAGAGAATTGATGGGTGCATGTATGCTGTGAAAAAGAGCACCAGAGTATTGAATAAGGATACAGAAAG GAGAAAAGCTTTGATGGAGGTTCAAGCTTTGGCAGCTTTAG GATTTCATGAAAACTTAGTTGCATATTACACGTCTTGGTTTGAAAACGAGCAACTATTTATTCAGATGGAACTGTGCCCTCATAACCTATCCAATTGCAACCCTTCAAAGTTTTGCACAGAAGGGGAGGTTTTGGAAGCTATGCACCAG ATAGGTAAGGCACTTCAGTTCATACACGAGAGAGGGATAGCTCACTTGGATGTAAAACCAGAGAATATTTACTTAAAGAATGGTGTTTATAAGCTTGGGGATTTCGGGTGTGCGACTCTCATTGATAGGAGTCTTGCAATCGAAGAGGGGGATGCACGTTACATGCCTAGAGAAATATTTAACGATAACTATGATAACCTTGACAAAGTTGACATATTTTCATTGGGGATCACCATATTTGAGCTTATAAAGGGAGGAACATCTTTGCCTAAATCAGGACCTCTTTTTCTAAAGCTTAGAGAAGGAAAGTTGCCATTGCTCCCAGGACATTCAGTCCAGTTCCAAACTCTACtcaag GCCATGATGGACCCTGATCCAACCCGGAGACCCTCTGCGAAGCAGCTGGTTGAGAACCCGATATTTGATAGATGCCAAAGAAGTGTTCAAGGCAAGTGA